Part of the Desulfobacterales bacterium genome, AAAGGATTTTAAATGAATATTTATGTGGGCAATTTATCCTACAACCTTAACGAGGACGGACTAAAAGCCATGTTCGATGAGTTTGGCGAAGTTGAAAGCGCCAAAATTATCATGGACCGGTTTTCCGGCAGATCAAAAGGTTTTGGTTTCGTGGAGATGCCGAGCAATTCCGAAGCGGACCAGGCAATAAAGGCGTTAAACGGGAGACTCATCGAAGGGAAAAATATAAAAGTAAACCCGGCGAACCCGGGCGGCAAACGTGCTAAAAAAACATTTAAACCGAGACGGTATTAAGGCCGCAAGCCGCAGTTCATATCAAAGCGAAGGGGTGCGAGGCTTCGGCCGTTGTCTGTTTTAAGGTTCAGATAGCGTTCGTGTTTGAGGTCTTTCTCTCAATGATTTGTGAGAAAGGGTTCAGGGTTCAAGGGCTCGCTGCTAGTCCTGAAACCCTTGAATCCACTTCGCTAAGAATTTATTCGCAAAATTATAAAAATCCTTTTTTCATCCATCTCAGCCACCTGTCTATTCCATTTCAATGGGCAACCCTATTTCCAAACCAAACCAAAAGATGGCGATCATCACCAGCTACTTTGCCGGGGAGACCTATGGGCTGCTGGGGCCCCAGTTGGCGGCAACGCTGATCGAGGCGCACACGCCTTATGAGTGTATTGTCATCGCGGTTGCGCGCGAAGATGATAAAACGCTGCTCAAAGCCGCCTTGTCCGATTATTTTGGGAAAGAACGTCCCCTCATCGGTTTTTCCAGCCTGAGCGGACGCGAGGACCTCTTTGATTTTGCTAAAGATCTTACGGAAGAAGGCTGCTTTACTATTCTGGCCGGGCCCCAGGCGGATGTCGACTTTAGCGGAGAAGTCGATTGCAGGGACTTTCCGCACCGTTTCCAGGGGCTTTCCGGGTATTTTTCCTGCGCGCTCCAGGGGCCGGCCGAAGCGTGTTTTCATCTGCTGGCAGGGATGGATAACGATTGGCAGCGGGATGTTCCCGGACTTCTCACCATCGGCGCAGACGGCGCCGTCATTCGGGCTGCCCGACAGCCCTGGAATGAGAAATATTTTCAGACCGTTCGGTGGGATAATATCTACAGGCTGGAAAAGTCACAGATAATACCCCATCACGTCAGCAGCGCCCAGGTATTGCAGCAGATCGGATGTCCGTATGCCGCCGCCCGAAGATGGGTGGAAATAGACCATCCCGCATTTTTTAATAACCAAAAGGGGTTCAAGGCCGATGTGCTTTTAAAAGGGTGCAGTTTTTGCGACATTGCCGTGGACAAGGGCTTCCAGGGATCC contains:
- a CDS encoding RNA-binding protein; this translates as MNIYVGNLSYNLNEDGLKAMFDEFGEVESAKIIMDRFSGRSKGFGFVEMPSNSEADQAIKALNGRLIEGKNIKVNPANPGGKRAKKTFKPRRY